One part of the Arabidopsis thaliana chromosome 1 sequence genome encodes these proteins:
- the POLD3 gene encoding DNA-directed DNA polymerase (POLD3; FUNCTIONS IN: DNA-directed DNA polymerase activity; INVOLVED IN: DNA strand elongation involved in DNA replication; LOCATED IN: cellular_component unknown; EXPRESSED IN: 25 plant structures; EXPRESSED DURING: 15 growth stages; CONTAINS InterPro DOMAIN/s: DNA polymerase subunit Cdc27 (InterPro:IPR019038); Has 2595 Blast hits to 2034 proteins in 330 species: Archae - 0; Bacteria - 228; Metazoa - 1072; Fungi - 424; Plants - 126; Viruses - 27; Other Eukaryotes - 718 (source: NCBI BLink).) has protein sequence MTHTETLNLLDEIESFVSDQLQVVSYKWLSRNFSLSSNTAKRLLKDFVEKHGKGLEVVYIVSGLLKNGPSDYHARLASSTELPEVEKEFNGKYSVHIYSVQASIPMDPAAIWNTEFVQAEELFRQPSATDNCLKGNRFCGVSNSCVKRNIEGATENVTAPRTESVRTTGQSKSSSNFQKSTVPSNQGKNFQHSSSNVGHQAKSESIAAPAKNQSAKSSLDKEKAFHVPANKKNGQGEKSVTGTGGLLKNMWGRVPVKTEDDSPTVDVKNHITNHSEPQKPSHDADKKGGSDDETRDANFMRAPKDNRKRKVIFDFSDDEYEDVISLASPSSPKVNSRPDVELSSEDSGPEKPDADVSPEIKSEEPEASKEDRQNTASVDASTTLSTEKIQAIGSEAEVNPSKRRTTAVPSSPKRKKVLKSRIDDRGREVTEVVWEETETNAKKKEDTNTSKKLDDGKTANAVNRAVAQKKSPAIGNTAATNAGGKAGSKKGGNVKDPKQGNIMSFFKKV, from the exons GTTGCTCAAGGATTTTGTAGAGAAACATGGGAAGGGTTTGGAAGTTGTATATATTGTGTCCGGATTGCTAAAGAACGGACCTTCCGATTACCACGCAAGGCTTGCTTCTAGTACCGAACTTCCAG AAGTAGAGAAAGAGTTCAATGGAAAATATTCAGTACATATCTACAGTGTTCAAGCTAGTATTCCAATGGATCCAGCAGCCATATGGAACACTGAGTTTGTACAAGCAGAAGAACTCTTCAGGCAGCCTTCTGCCACTGATAATTGTTTGAAAGGCAACAG GTTTTGTGGCGTCTCCAATTCTTGTGTGAAGCGCAATATAGAGGGAGCCACTGAAAATGTTACCGCCCCGCGAACTGAAAGTGTGAGAACTACAGGACAATCTAAAAGtagttcaaattttcaaaagagtACAGTGCCGTCAAACCAGGGAAAGAATTTCCAGCACTCAAGCTCTAATGTTGGCCATCAGGCTAAGAGTGAATCTATTGCTGCTCCAGCTAAAAATCAGTCTGCGAAATCCTCTTTggataaagaaaaagcttttCATGTGCCCGCTAATAAAAAGAATGGACAGGGCGAGAAGAGCGTGACTGGAACTGGTGGTTTGTTGAAAAATATGTGGGGCCGTGTGCCTGTGAAAACAGAAGATGATTCTCCAACAGTAGATGTGAAAAATCATATTACTAATCATTCGG AACCCCAAAAACCTTCTCATGATGCTGACAAGAAGGGAGGCAGCGATGATGAGACTCGAGACGCCAATTTCATGAGAGCGCCTAAAgataacagaaaaagaaaggtgatatttgatttttcagatGACGAGTATGAAGATGTAATCAGCTTAGCATCTCCTAGTAGTCCAAAGGTTAATTCACGTCCAGATGTCGAACTCAGTTCGGAAGATTCAGGTCCAGAGAAGCCTGACGCAGATGTTTCTCCAGAGATAAAATCTGAGGAACCAGAGGCCAGCAAAGAAGACAGGCAAAACACTGCTTCTGTTGATGCTTCTACGACTTTGTCAACGGAGAAGATCCAGGCCATTGGTTCTGAAGCTGAAGTGAATCCCTCAAAGAGAAGAACTACTGCAGTTCCTAGTTCGccgaaaaggaaaaaggtgTTGAAGTCACGGATTGATGATCGTGGGAGAGAAG TAACTGAGGTAGTGTGGGAGGAGACAGAAACGAAcgcaaagaagaaagaggacaCTAATACAAGTAAGAAGTTAGATGATGGCAAAACCGCAAATGCTGTTAACAG GGCGGTTGCACAGAAGAAGAGTCCGGCCATTGGAAACACAGCAGCGACAAACGCAGGAGGAAAAGCGGGAAGCAAGAAAGGAGGAAACGTCAAAGATCCAAAGCAAGGGAATATAATGTCCTTCTTCAAGAAAGTTTAA
- the GGH1 gene encoding gamma-glutamyl hydrolase 1 (gamma-glutamyl hydrolase 1 (GGH1); CONTAINS InterPro DOMAIN/s: Peptidase C26, gamma-glutamyl hydrolase (InterPro:IPR015527), Peptidase C26 (InterPro:IPR011697); BEST Arabidopsis thaliana protein match is: gamma-glutamyl hydrolase 2 (TAIR:AT1G78680.1); Has 35333 Blast hits to 34131 proteins in 2444 species: Archae - 798; Bacteria - 22429; Metazoa - 974; Fungi - 991; Plants - 531; Viruses - 0; Other Eukaryotes - 9610 (source: NCBI BLink).) has protein sequence MIDNNCLYKEELNRNSYSGLAKEASESILLPSESGFDGSRSPVCSSPDPNLNYRPVIGILSHPGDGASGRLTNDTSSTYIAASYVKFAEAGGARVIPLIYNEPEEVLFQKLELVNGVIFTGGWAKKYDYFEIVKKIFTKALERNDAGEHFPVYGICLGFELMSIIISQNRDILERFDAEDNASSLQFVDNVNNDGTLFQRFPPELLKKLSTDCLVMQKHKYGITPANFQANPALSSFFEILTTCIDENSKTYVSTVKAKRYPITGFQWHPEKNAFEWGSSAIPHSEDAIQVTQHAASYLVSEARKSLNRPESQKVLSNLIYNYKPTYCGYAGRGYDEVYIFTQPRSRF, from the exons ATGATCGACAACaattgtttatataaagaAGAGCTGAATCGCAATTCTTACTCAG GTCTGGCCAAGGAGGCTTCTGAGTCGATTTTGCTCCCTAGTGAATCCGGATTTGACGGTTCTCGGAGTCCGGTTTGCTCCTCGCCGGATCCGAACCTCAACTACAGACCTGTCATCGGTATCCTGAGTCACCCTGGAGATGGTGCGTCTGGTCGGTTGACCAATGATACGAGCTCGACGTACATCGCTGCTTCGTATGTGAAGTTCGCTGAGGCAGGTGGTGCTCGTGTTATCCCACTCATCTACAACGAACCTGAAGAAGTGCTCTTCCAG AAGCTAGAGTTGGTCAACGGTGTGATATTCACTGGTGGTTGGgctaaaaaatatgattatttcgAGATCGTCAAAAAAATCTTCACT AAAGCTTTGGAGAGAAATGATGCTGGAGAGCATTTCCCAGTATATGGCATTTGCCTCGGATTCGAGCTTATGTCAATTATCATAAGTCAG AACAGAGACATTCTTGAAAGATTTGATGCAGAGGATAATGCATCAAGTCTCCAGTTTGTTGATAATGTTAATAACGATGGAACATTATTCCAAAG ATTTCCGCCAGAGTTGTTGAAAAAACTCAGTACAGATTGTTTGGTTATGCAGAAACACAAG TATGGTATCACACCAGCAAACTTTCAAGCCAATCCTGCTTTGTCTAGTTTCTTTGAAATTCTCACAACCTGCATTGATGAAAACAGCAAG ACTTATGTTTCAACTGTTAAAGCAAAGAGATACCCAATAACTGGCTTCCAGTGGCATCCTGAG AAAAATGCATTTGAATGGGGATCATCTGCGATTCCACACTCTGAGGATGCAATCCAGGTGACACAGCATGCTGCTAGTTATTTAGTCAG TGAAGCTAGGAAGTCACTGAACAGACCAGAGTCTCAGAAAGTGCTGAGCAATCTCATTTACAACTATAAGCCTACTTACTGTGGATACGCAGG GAGGGGTTACGACGaggtttacatttttacacAACCAAGATCCCGTTTCTAA
- the GGH1 gene encoding gamma-glutamyl hydrolase 1 (gamma-glutamyl hydrolase 1 (GGH1); CONTAINS InterPro DOMAIN/s: Peptidase C26, gamma-glutamyl hydrolase (InterPro:IPR015527), Peptidase C26 (InterPro:IPR011697); BEST Arabidopsis thaliana protein match is: gamma-glutamyl hydrolase 2 (TAIR:AT1G78680.1); Has 448 Blast hits to 444 proteins in 135 species: Archae - 0; Bacteria - 95; Metazoa - 194; Fungi - 0; Plants - 77; Viruses - 0; Other Eukaryotes - 82 (source: NCBI BLink).), producing the protein MWRYICLPFFLLLWNDIGLAKEASESILLPSESGFDGSRSPVCSSPDPNLNYRPVIGILSHPGDGASGRLTNDTSSTYIAASYVKFAEAGGARVIPLIYNEPEEVLFQKLELVNGVIFTGGWAKKYDYFEIVKKIFTKALERNDAGEHFPVYGICLGFELMSIIISQNRDILERFDAEDNASSLQFVDNVNNDGTLFQRFPPELLKKLSTDCLVMQKHKYGITPANFQANPALSSFFEILTTCIDENSKTYVSTVKAKRYPITGFQWHPEKNAFEWGSSAIPHSEDAIQVTQHAASYLVSEARKSLNRPESQKVLSNLIYNYKPTYCGYAGRGYDEVYIFTQPRSRF; encoded by the exons ATGTGGCGTTACATTTGTTTACCGTTTTTCCTCTTGCTTTGGAACGATATAGGTCTGGCCAAGGAGGCTTCTGAGTCGATTTTGCTCCCTAGTGAATCCGGATTTGACGGTTCTCGGAGTCCGGTTTGCTCCTCGCCGGATCCGAACCTCAACTACAGACCTGTCATCGGTATCCTGAGTCACCCTGGAGATGGTGCGTCTGGTCGGTTGACCAATGATACGAGCTCGACGTACATCGCTGCTTCGTATGTGAAGTTCGCTGAGGCAGGTGGTGCTCGTGTTATCCCACTCATCTACAACGAACCTGAAGAAGTGCTCTTCCAG AAGCTAGAGTTGGTCAACGGTGTGATATTCACTGGTGGTTGGgctaaaaaatatgattatttcgAGATCGTCAAAAAAATCTTCACT AAAGCTTTGGAGAGAAATGATGCTGGAGAGCATTTCCCAGTATATGGCATTTGCCTCGGATTCGAGCTTATGTCAATTATCATAAGTCAG AACAGAGACATTCTTGAAAGATTTGATGCAGAGGATAATGCATCAAGTCTCCAGTTTGTTGATAATGTTAATAACGATGGAACATTATTCCAAAG ATTTCCGCCAGAGTTGTTGAAAAAACTCAGTACAGATTGTTTGGTTATGCAGAAACACAAG TATGGTATCACACCAGCAAACTTTCAAGCCAATCCTGCTTTGTCTAGTTTCTTTGAAATTCTCACAACCTGCATTGATGAAAACAGCAAG ACTTATGTTTCAACTGTTAAAGCAAAGAGATACCCAATAACTGGCTTCCAGTGGCATCCTGAG AAAAATGCATTTGAATGGGGATCATCTGCGATTCCACACTCTGAGGATGCAATCCAGGTGACACAGCATGCTGCTAGTTATTTAGTCAG TGAAGCTAGGAAGTCACTGAACAGACCAGAGTCTCAGAAAGTGCTGAGCAATCTCATTTACAACTATAAGCCTACTTACTGTGGATACGCAGG GAGGGGTTACGACGaggtttacatttttacacAACCAAGATCCCGTTTCTAA